GCGCCCCTCCGCGCAGCGGCGGACGGGCTCAGACGGGCCGCAGGAGCGGCACGGAGGTCACCACGGGGTGGGAATAGTAGACGGGGTGAGGGAAGGTGAGCAGGGGTTGGGTACCGGGggctccgccgccccccgcgcccccctcCGCGCCCGAGTTCTCGTGGTAGAGGATGGGGACGCGGACGATGCGCTGCGCGGCGGCGTGGCTGAGGTTGGCCGCCTCCAGCTCGGCCGCCAGCTGCCTCTTCCACTTGTTGCGACGGTTTTGGAACCAAATCTTCACCTGGGTCTCTGTCAGGTGGAGGGAAGCGGCCAGGCCGGCCCGTTCCGAGCTGCTCAGGTAGCGCTTCATGTCGAAGGTGGATTCCAGCTGGAAGACCTGGCTGCGGCTGAACACCGTGCGCGTCTTCTTCTTGCGGCAGGGCTTCTTCTCCGGGCTCTCCTCCCGCTTCTTCCAGTCCTCTGAGCCTCCTTCCTTCTTCGCCTCCTCCGAGTCGCTTTCCTCCAGGACGATCTCGTCGGGGCTCTTGGAGtccagctccttctgctccACCTCCGCCTTCAGCAGCGGCTCCGGGGAGTCCCGGTCGGTGCCCGAGGCGGGGGATGAATCCCTCAGCAGGGATTTTTCGGcggctggaagggaagggcgAGGGAAGAGGGGGGATAAGGGACACAAAGAGACACCTTCACCGCCCGGCCCCCCGCGTCCTGTCGGGGGCAGCGGGACGAACCAGCAGGACCCCCGCGTCGCCCCACCGCCGGCCTCCCCCCGGCCGCCCGCCGTCCCCGCCGTCACCCCGccggggaaggagggaaggagggagggaggagcgGTACCTTCGGTGCGGGGCAGGTGGGCTCCGGCCGGGGTCAGGGCGTAGGGGTACCACCAGGTCTGGGCGCGCTCCAGGCAGTGGGCGCTCAGGGCGAAGCGCGGCGCCGGGATCTCGAAGCGTGGAAAGGCCAGGTCGCCCACCTGCGAGAGGGCGAAGCCGGCGCCATCCACCGCCGCCTTGCCCGAGGGGGCGAACAGCGCCCGCGGCTGCTTGGGGGACGCCTTGGGGGGGTCGCCGTTGAGAAGGTTCTTGATGTAGAAGGACTCCttgggaggcggcggcggggcgctgGGCGGCTCCTGCCCGGTCTCCGGCATCCTCCGGTGCCCGCCCGGCTCCTGTCCGCCGCTGGCCCCGCAGCCCGCGCCCGGCGCGCAGGTGGCGGCTCCCGGCGGCGCGGGAGAgaggcgcggcggggcggcgtgggagcgcggcggcggggccggccgggggCCCCTCGCATGAGGGGGCGGCAGGACGGGAGGCCGAGGGGACCCGCGCAGCCCGCGGCACCGGGGGGCTGCTGCGGGCAGGCGGAGAGCCGGGGTCgtcgctgccgccgccgccgccgcctcccgccgccgctgctgctgcgTCAACCTGGCGCCGGATGCTAATGATGAAATCAAAATGTCATCCAAGTTAAACGCGGGGAGCACACGGCGATTGGGCACGCACAATGGCAAATGGGATTAGGCGGGGAGGCAGCCGGGAGGAGAAGGCTCcgcgcagcccctgcccgcagccgccgcggccccggccccccctgCGAcgtgctgctgtggctggaggcTACGAGCGCCCGCCCGTTATTGGCTTTATATAGTCCAATTAGGCAGCAAATGAGGACGGGGCTATTAGCACAAAGGGATCCCGACTCGGCTGAAGCACCACGGGAGCGGCGGGAGTCGAATGGCACGGACCGCGCCGTTCCTGCCACAAAACCTCCcctcgccccgccgcgccgcctccccctccgccccccgccccgcaccgcCGGTAACAAAAGCCGCGGGTGCCGGCGGGCAGCGGGCCGAGCCGCGCTGAGCCGGGCTACCGGGTCCCGGAGCCGGCGGCACCGTCCGCCGCTCTCCGCCagcccgggccccgccgggcTCTGCTTTGGGGCAGCAACGACTTTGCGCAAGGTCCCGGTTCGGCGGGCTGCGGGGCGGCAGGAGGGCTCACCCCGGGGTCCACCCGTGTCCTCCCCGCCCCGGGAGCCCCCCACGGAGCCCCTTTGCCTCCCGGGCCGCGCCGGAGCGAGGGCAGCGGGACACGTCGAGCCGGCGGCAGAGGGGCGGCGAGCCGGGGGCGGCCAGTTcccggccgcggcgggggctCCGGGGCACGGCCCagcccgccccccgcgccgctcccgGGGTCCGGCCCCACCGCCGGGCACAGGGCGCCCCCTgccgggcccgccgcccccTCGGGAGCGCAGCGCGGCCCGGGAcgggcgggcgcggggctcCGGTAACGGAGCATCATCCCTTCACACCGCGCATTGAATCCCCGGGAAGGCGGCGGTAGGGCCGGGCCCTGACCTCCGGTACAGCTGTGATCCCGCGTATTGCCCGCGGGTGCGGCCGCTGGGCCGGCGGCACTCGGGCGGGCAGGTGTGACTCTGGTTTGGAGCTGAATGGGTAACGGAGATCAGCATCgtgatggggaagggaaggggaaaagaaaggggaaagaaaggggaaaggaaaggaaaggagaggaaaggaaaggaaaggaaaggaaaggaaaggaaaggaaaggaaaggaaaggaaaggaaaggaaaggaagggaaaggaagggaaaggaagggaaaggaagggaaaggaagggaaaggaaaggaaaggaaaggaaaggaaaggaaaggaaaggaaaggaaaggaaaggaaaggaaaggaaaggaagggaaaggaaaggaagagaaaggaagggaaaggaaaggagaaaacagagagagaaaaggaaagaaggaaagaagaaaaagaaggaaagaaagaaaggaggaaagataAAGAAGAGGGCATACCAGCCTCCCAGTTCTGGCGTGCTTCTAAACATCTGAAATACACGTGAGCATGCACTGCAAAAATCTCTCCTGGCACACGCAGAGCTGTAGACTGGGAAGAGTGTGCATGTGCATAGCGCGGCAACAATCTctacatttatatattttgatGCCCTGATCAAATATAACTGATTTCTCTTGCTATTCCCTTTTATAGACACCCACCTGGCAATATGAAATAAGACATCTTTTATTTGAATCAAACTTCTCAATGTCAATGCTTGCAAGCTATCCTCAGTAGTTCTGCTTCCCTCTGAACATTTGGGGTCATAAATCCACGGAAAGTTTACACAGACCCAATCATGTTATATTTTTGGCTGCAACAGGCATGATATTCATATACCTTCAGCGTACATAGCATTTTTTCAGAGCACCATCTCTTATGTGACCATTTCTATACTGTTGGCGTCATTGCAAAGAGTAGTTTAGATAAACAGAGAggtgcagaaatgaaaaatcagcaAAGTGCATCTCAGGAATAAAGTCTCAGCAGTTTATAGGagtttacagaaatattctCCTCCTGTTAACAACTGTTTCGCTTAAAGGAATCAGGCAAAGTAAAACTCATCAGGAATTTTTCAAACAAATGCTATTTCAAGAGAAATACTCCTCCACTCTGGGGtaaaatgtacagaaaaattaagagaTGGAAAACAGTTTCTATACCGCAAATAGCTGACAGTTCCCTAACTAGGACTCTTGCTTATCATATGAGAACCTGGGCTAAAGCTCTTTTCTATCTGTTTGCAGCTCTTACACGAAAAGTCAAGGGTGCAAAGTTCTTATAGAAGACCCCAGTGCATTTCTCCATCTCaccaaagatttttatttagatGTGAGTCACCAAAATCATTCTGTATTGAAACTCCCACCCTTTTCCATCCATCTTTCACTGCTTTCGTAACTAATCCTAATGGAGTCCCTCAGTATAAACAACTGTTCACGGTAGAAAGCCAAGCAGGGACCAAAACCCAAGCAGCTTCTGGAGATGTTAAAAGAAATTTCCACTTTTcaattctttattaaaaaaaataaatcagtgttcTAAAATAGCCTTTCTACCTCTGTCATTTGCAGCCcacatatttatgtattttatttatgtattttatttatgccCCCCAGCAATATCTGGACATTAAAGACTGGTATTGACCACTCTGCCTGCCATGCCCAGTGATGATGGAGCTGAGTGGATTTTGTTGCaatctttctttcatttctgtttctatacCCACACTCATACCATTCCATTGTAAACAgataattattatttcattagtGTTCCAATTCAGAATTAATTGGCTAATTTACACGTGGATCAATTGTATAAATGTGATGTTTGTGATAGGTGCTTGATATGATTTAAAgtaattgtttattttcaggttttggcTTGCATTCTATTGCAAAGTGATTTATCTCCTTATTTATCCTGTCTCAGCActgcctct
The genomic region above belongs to Caloenas nicobarica isolate bCalNic1 chromosome 7, bCalNic1.hap1, whole genome shotgun sequence and contains:
- the HMX3 gene encoding homeobox protein HMX3, translating into MPETGQEPPSAPPPPPKESFYIKNLLNGDPPKASPKQPRALFAPSGKAAVDGAGFALSQVGDLAFPRFEIPAPRFALSAHCLERAQTWWYPYALTPAGAHLPRTEAAEKSLLRDSSPASGTDRDSPEPLLKAEVEQKELDSKSPDEIVLEESDSEEAKKEGGSEDWKKREESPEKKPCRKKKTRTVFSRSQVFQLESTFDMKRYLSSSERAGLAASLHLTETQVKIWFQNRRNKWKRQLAAELEAANLSHAAAQRIVRVPILYHENSGAEGGAGGGGAPGTQPLLTFPHPVYYSHPVVTSVPLLRPV